A single window of Caldimicrobium thiodismutans DNA harbors:
- the sppA gene encoding signal peptide peptidase SppA, whose amino-acid sequence MKRPWLVYGLAFVGGLVVFFLLTSFLFSLIFMVKDSSFRGGPKIGVLEVKGVILEAEPYLSSINELMQRKDIKAVLLRVDSPGGAVGACQEIFEQLKLLRKVKPLMVSMGEVAASGGLYLSLAGERIYANPGTITGSIGVMIQLPNFEKLMEKIGVSSEVIKSGVYKDTGSSFRKLSPDERAYLQEKVNALHDQFVKAIVEARRLPLEKVKTLANGKIYTGEEAVKLGLIDELGNFYQALEALKKRTGLKEVVLVHYPEKKGILKKFLEERLPFKSVQVFEPLGLRALYLLQI is encoded by the coding sequence ATGAAGCGACCCTGGTTAGTTTATGGGCTTGCCTTTGTAGGAGGGCTGGTGGTTTTCTTTCTTCTGACAAGTTTTTTATTTTCCTTAATTTTTATGGTCAAAGATAGTAGTTTTAGAGGTGGGCCAAAAATTGGTGTTCTTGAAGTAAAGGGGGTTATTCTTGAGGCAGAGCCCTATCTATCCTCTATCAATGAGTTAATGCAAAGAAAAGATATCAAGGCTGTTTTACTCAGGGTTGATTCTCCCGGAGGTGCAGTAGGGGCCTGTCAGGAAATTTTTGAACAGCTAAAGCTTTTAAGGAAAGTCAAACCCCTTATGGTTTCTATGGGGGAGGTTGCGGCATCAGGGGGGCTTTATTTATCCTTAGCTGGTGAGAGGATCTATGCTAATCCTGGAACAATCACAGGAAGCATCGGGGTTATGATTCAACTTCCCAATTTTGAAAAATTGATGGAAAAAATTGGAGTTTCCTCTGAGGTTATAAAAAGCGGAGTTTATAAAGATACCGGGTCATCTTTTAGAAAGCTCTCTCCTGATGAAAGGGCATATCTTCAGGAAAAAGTAAATGCCCTGCATGATCAATTTGTTAAGGCTATAGTTGAGGCCCGGAGGCTCCCTTTAGAAAAAGTTAAAACCCTTGCTAATGGAAAGATTTATACCGGGGAAGAGGCTGTCAAACTTGGGTTAATTGATGAACTTGGAAATTTTTATCAAGCCCTTGAAGCTCTTAAAAAGCGAACAGGCCTTAAAGAGGTTGTTTTAGTCCATTATCCTGAAAAGAAGGGTATTTTAAAGAAATTTTTAGAGGAACGCCTTCCCTTTAAGTCTGTGCAGGTCTTTGAACCCTTAGGTCTTAGAGCTCTCTATCTTTTACAAATTTAA